In Chlorocebus sabaeus isolate Y175 chromosome 5, mChlSab1.0.hap1, whole genome shotgun sequence, one genomic interval encodes:
- the EXOSC6 gene encoding exosome complex component MTR3 yields the protein MPGDHRRIRGPEESQPPQLYAADEEEAPAARDPTRLRPVYARAGLLSQAKGSAYLEAGGTKVLCAVSGPRQAEGGERGGGPAGSGGEAPAALRGRLLCDFRRAPFAGRRRRAPPGGGEERELALALQEALEPAVRLGRYPRAQLEVSALLLEDGGSALAAALTTAALALADAGVEMYDLVVGCGLSLAPGPAPTWLLDPTRLEEERAAAGLTVALMPVLNQVAGLLGSGEGGLIESWAEAVRLGLEGCQRLYPVLQQSLVRAARRRGAAAQP from the coding sequence ATGCCCGGGGACCACCGCCGCATCCGCGGCCCTGAAGAGTCGCAGCCCCCGCAGCTGTACGCGGCCGACGAGGAGGAGGCGCCCGCCGCCCGCGACCCAACGCGACTGCGGCCCGTGTACGCGCGCGCCGGGCTGCTGAGCCAGGCCAAAGGCTCGGCCTACCTGGAGGCGGGAGGCACCAAGGTGCTGTGTGCAGTGTCGGGCCCGCGACAGGCCGAGGGCGGCGAGCGCGGCGGCGGCCCGGCCGGATCTGGCGGCGAAGCCCCGGCCGCGCTGCGCGGTCGCCTGCTCTGCGACTTCCGCCGCGCGCCCTTCGCGGGCCGCCGGCGCCGCGCTCCCCCGGGCGGCGGCGAGGAGCGTGAGCTGGCGCTAGCGCTGCAGGAGGCACTGGAGCCGGCCGTGCGCCTGGGCCGCTACCCGCGCGCGCAGCTCGAGGTGTCGGCGTTGCTGCTGGAGGACGGCGGCTCCGCCCTGGCCGCCGCGCTCACCACCGCCGCGCTCGCCCTGGCCGACGCGGGCGTGGAGATGTACGACCTGGTGGTGGGCTGTGGCCTGAGCCTCGCGCCAGGGCCCGCGCCCACCTGGCTGCTGGACCCCACGCGGCTAGAGGAAGAGCGCGCCGCCGCCGGCCTCACCGTGGCGCTCATGCCTGTGCTTAATCAGGTGGCCGGGCTGCTAGGCAGCGGCGAGGGCGGCCTGATCGAGAGCTGGGCGGAGGCCGTACGCCTGGGCCTCGAGGGCTGCCAGCGCCTCTACCCCGTGCTGCAGCAGAGCCTGGTGCGGGCGGCCCGCCGTAGGGGCGCCGCCGCTCAGCCCTGA